A window of Hippoglossus stenolepis isolate QCI-W04-F060 chromosome 16, HSTE1.2, whole genome shotgun sequence contains these coding sequences:
- the prr14 gene encoding uncharacterized protein prr14 isoform X1, with protein MLTYPSDLLPQIVCPMDEDAIPPNPFCSAPPHSEPPPPLLPLSSVTPSCTNDGISGHRRSGHIQGIGAETPKKQSTADGGATPPTSRQSPSPSKRQRESESMVQVSQSTQLIVESTENKDGFDSTLAAEHQNSQKDQISSSNEPKVSAAENVVEQAADNTTQNLDASKSDIGLCRGLAVEHTVEDASAPKGWVIGPLFQSLKSKMASFTEIVMSPVKLFRANSPPLSMDHGPDGTSDAELSNMFQPIGQSETGNQEAEVYQQRLSEEEGAQNATTSDLEYSRKLAFDINNSEEADECAITLTEKNLPDSVPLKDIPGPCSVSKQVSESVGSVVRSSTLSQASLTLSASHESSLKTSGVVEAQEKQAVRPKPLPTKRTGNRSESKKVISKPFIWEVNKEQNPDVSDEHFSQRSSVQSNKADFTQLSSSSVCQLDTDGPQPDDNIMNIESCSSERESLLNNLNDSATGRTLKSTLETRQLENLINPDTDSAAGVRRSKRGLKLFQETVKRKKLRDYTCSEDIKSQESLKVAAESGILRGLRPPRKEVVLMNTTVDGEETLKPLRKRQAASTRANRKGKVGQEMLPAINEAMSNTQTENSPDAMLVCSLDKSSGVSENHQKGGSSKTKPSSCKRLKTRSGFGKPDVNIERMDLETTVAITSTRQVQPEPLSDVFIHPDKKQLQSMSKCRNTTKKPLKRKSPIQASSTTESDSTLVSNLSIQSALPFELTPTDSKTSPPTKREENLKTGPNRQSKRPKKGFRGAVKSSESSETQESKQCIDDLHLITKDCQCKDGRCKSTMDPVYFEMTPFESNHEPDSSPAQSHLGCFVQLNNEIKHLIDNSAKSPFPVADEVLLSDTEASNHCYVSRLRSSTRRVNIQPRRADNQRRRCRVLRSRTHKGEEMTNSITMEDTDLVTGGTRSSEVDFTRGLLRSYSCPEILSLHPFDTPWTTSVHSPHQSRTHSSNQHHSSHTPPVPHANKFLRRARRHTVCSIEVEREIAPLCLRKEVYPSRRSAPYDGVNPFHSATHSPSTSLSALASCFLSSPLAFLSRKVCSRGAAASPSTSCHISSPISSLLTSPVSSFTRHLPGFLQRSDSSLANLDSCISGNPLECETERRQQSEEEEDDGEDTSSSSHEYEDVGLREEKALSDSEIKVVQKHEERGKVSSIRIRKTLPKPQNNLTPMGLPKPIRLKKKEFSLEEIYTNKNFSKPPESRLETIFEVPLNRQNGSESWFGQRRFKRFLEFLEVGEARKPKRPLVGVGKATSSSSRTRRGSFTKEEPSLSVQDVDSLLCAKLDQLNLWLIHDDERETAD; from the exons ATGTTGACTTATCCCTCTGACTTGCTCCCTCAGATAGTTTGTCCAATGGATGAAGATGCCATTCCCCCAAACCCTTTCTGTAGTGCACCTCCCCACAGTGAACCTCcaccacctctcctccccctttccTCCGTCACTCCCAG CTGCACGAATGATGGAATATCTGGACACAGGAGGAGTGGTCATATTCAAGGGATTGGAGCTGAAACACCTAAAAAGCAGAGCACCGCAGATGGTGGAGCGACTCCGCCAACATCTAGACAGAGTCCGTCCCCCAgcaagagacaaagagagagtgaaagcaTG GTGCAAGTGTCCCAGTCCACGCAGCTGATAGTGGAAAGCACAGAAAACAAG gATGGATTTGATTCTACTCTTGCAGCAGAGCACCAAAACTC ACAAAAGGACCAGATAAGCTCCTCGAATGAACCAAAagtctctgctgcagaaaacgTAGTCGAGCAGGCGGCTGACAACACCACACAGAATCTTGATGCCTCTAAATCTGACATCGGTTTATGCCGGGGCTTGGCTGTTGAACACACTGTTGAAGATGCCTCTGCCCCAAAGGGATGGGTCATCGGGCCGTTGTTTCAGTCACTCAAGTCGAAGATGGCCAGTTTCACAGAGATCGTCATGAGTCCTGTTAAACTCTTCAGGGCTAATAGTCCCCCACTGTCCATGGACCACGGACCAGATGGAACATCCGATGCTGAGCTGAGCAACATGTTTCAGCCAATAGGACAAAGTGAGACTGGGAATCAGGAGGCTGAAGTTTATCAACAGAGGCTTAGTGAGGAAGAAGGTGCACAAAATGCGACAACCAGCGACCTTGAATATTCAAGAAAACTAGCCTTTGACATCAACAACTCTGAAGAGGCAGATGAATGTGCAATAACTCTTACAGAAAAAAACTTGCCTGATTCTGTGCCTTTGAAAGACATTCCCGGACCCTGCAGCGTCTCTAAACAAGTTTCAGAATCTGTTGGGTCAGTCGTCCGGTCATCCACACTGTCGCAGGCCTCCCTCACTTTAAGTGCCTCGCATGAATCCAGTTTGAAGACGTCCGGCGTAGTGGAGGCGCAAGAGAAGCAGGCTGTCCGTCCAAAACCACTGCCCACAAAACGCACAGGAAATAGATCTGAATCGAAGAAAGTGATCTCCAAGCCTTTTATATGGGAAGTCAACAAAGAACAGAACCCAGATGTCAGTGATGAGCATTTTTCTCAAAGGAGTTCGGTCCAATCAAACAAAGCCGACTTTACTCAGTTGTCATCTTCTTCCGTCTGTCAGCTTGACACGGACGGTCCTCAGCCTGATGACAATATCATGAACATTGAAAGTTGCAGCTCGGAGAGAGAAAGCCTCTTGAATAACTTAAATGACAGTGCTACTGGAAGGACACTGAAATCCACGTTAGAAACTCGGCAGCTGGAAAATCTGATAAACCCTGACACTGATTCAGCTGCAGGTGTTAGGCGGTCAAAGAGGGGACTGAAACTTTTTCAAGAAACggtgaagaggaaaaaactgAGAGATTATACATGTTCAGAGGATATAAAAAGCCAAGAGTCATTAAAGGTGGCTGCAGAGAGTGGAATATTAAGAGGGCTCAGACCACCAAGGAAGGAAGTTGTGTTAATGAATACCACTGTAGACGGGGAAGAAACACTGAAGCCTCTTAGAAAAAGACAGGCTGCATCAACAAGAGCAAATAGGAAAGGAAAGGTTGGACAAGAAATGCTTCCTGCGATAAATGAAGCCATGTCtaacacacagactgaaaattCCCCTGATGCTATGTTGGTTTGCTCACTGGATAAAAGCAGTGGTGTGTCAGAGAATCACCAAAAAGGTGGAAGCAGCAAGACAAAGCCTAGTTCATGCAAAAGACTTAAAACAAGGTCAGGTTTTGGTAAACCTGACGTGAACATTGAACGTATGGATCTGGAAACCACCGTGGCAATCACCTCTACCAGACAAGTGCAGCCGGAGCCACTTTCCGACGTTTTCATCCATCCTGATAAAAAGCAGCTTCAAAGCATGAGTAAGTGCAGGAACACAACCAAGAAACCACTAAAACGTAAATCGCCAATCCAGGCAAGTTCAACGACAGAATCAGACAGCACTTTGGTCTCTAACTTGTCAATACAATCAGCGTTGCCCTTTGAACTCACACCCACAGATTCTAAAACCTCTCCGCCCACTAAGAGGGAGGAGAACTTGAAAACAGGACCGAACCGTCAGAGTAAAAGACCCAAAAAGGGTTTTAGAGGTGCTGTTAAATCTTCTGAGTCAAGTGAGACCCAGGAGTCAAAGCAATGTATCGATGACCTTCATTTGATAACCAAAGACTGCCAGTGTAAAGACGGCAGATGTAAAAGCACAATGGACCCAGTGTATTTTGAAATGACACCTTTTGAAAGTAATCACGAACCTGATTCCTCCCCAGCTCAGTCTCATTTAGGTTGTTTTGtacaattaaataatgaaattaagCATTTAATAGACAACAGTGCAAAGAGTCCTTTTCCTGTGGCTGATGAGGTTTTGCTCTCTGACACCGAAGCCAGTAATCACTGCTATGTCTCAAGATTAAGGTCGAGTACAAGAAGAGTTAACATTCAGCCAAGGAGAGCAGATAACCAGAGGAGAAGGTGCAGAGTTTTGCGAAGTAGGACACATAAAGGTGAAGAGATGACTAACTCGATCACGATGGAGGATACAGATCTGGTCACAGGGGGTACTCGCTCGTCAGAAGTCGACTTCACAAGGGGCCTGTTGCGCAGCTACTCGTGCCCAGAgatcctctccctccaccccttTGACACGCCCTGGACGACTTCTGTGCATTCTCCACATCAAAGCAGGACTCACTCGTCCAATCAGCACCACTCTTCCCATACCCCTCCCGTCCCCCACGCCAACAAGTTCCTTCGACGAGCTCGCCGACACACAGTCTGCAGCAtagaggtggagagggagatcGCTCCCTTGTGTCTTCGAAAGGAAGTGTACCCATCCAGAAGGTCTGCCCCGTATGATGGCGTCAACCCCTTTCATAGTGCCACACATTCTCCCAGCACATCCCTCTCTGCTCTTGCGTCTTGTTTCCTCTCAAGTCCACTGGCTTTCCTTTCGAGGAAGGTTtgcagcagaggagctgctgccagCCCCAGCACTTCCTGTCACATTTCCTCTCCCATCTCCTCTTTGCTGACGTCCCCAGTGAGCTCCTTCACAAGGCACCTTCCAGGATTCCTTCAAAGAAGCGACTCCTCTCTTGCTAACTTGGATTCTTGTATCAG tGGAAATCCTCTGGAGTGTGAGACTGAGAGGAGACaacagagtgaggaggaggaggacgatggTGAAGACACAAGTTCATCCAGTCACGAGTATGAAGATGTTGGGTTAAGAGAGGAAAAGGCTTTGTCTGATTCTGAGATCAAG GTGGTTCAAAAGCACGAGGAACGAGGGAAGGTTTCATCCATCAGAATTCGGAAAACTTTACCCAAACCTCAGAACAACCTGACACCCATGGGCCTACCCAAACCCATCAG gctgaaaaagaaagaattcaGCTTGGAAGAAATTTACACCAATAAGAATTTCAGCAAACCCCCCGAAAG CCGGCTGGAGACCATATTCGAGGTACCTCTCAATCGCCAGAATGGCTCCGAGTCCTGGTTTGGCCAGAGACGTTTCAAACGCTTTTTAGAGTTCCTGGAGGTCGGCGAAGCCAGAAAACCAAAGAGGCCGCTAGTTGGTGTCGGAAAGGCCACAAGTTCATCTTCCAGGACGAGACGAGGGAGCTTCACAAAAGAAGAACCCTCCCTCAGTGTGCAGGACGTGGACTCACTACTCTGTGCCAAGCTGGATCAGCTGAATTTGTGGTTGATACAtgatgatgagagagagacagctgaCTGA
- the prr14 gene encoding uncharacterized protein prr14 isoform X2 — protein MDEDAIPPNPFCSAPPHSEPPPPLLPLSSVTPSCTNDGISGHRRSGHIQGIGAETPKKQSTADGGATPPTSRQSPSPSKRQRESESMVQVSQSTQLIVESTENKDGFDSTLAAEHQNSQKDQISSSNEPKVSAAENVVEQAADNTTQNLDASKSDIGLCRGLAVEHTVEDASAPKGWVIGPLFQSLKSKMASFTEIVMSPVKLFRANSPPLSMDHGPDGTSDAELSNMFQPIGQSETGNQEAEVYQQRLSEEEGAQNATTSDLEYSRKLAFDINNSEEADECAITLTEKNLPDSVPLKDIPGPCSVSKQVSESVGSVVRSSTLSQASLTLSASHESSLKTSGVVEAQEKQAVRPKPLPTKRTGNRSESKKVISKPFIWEVNKEQNPDVSDEHFSQRSSVQSNKADFTQLSSSSVCQLDTDGPQPDDNIMNIESCSSERESLLNNLNDSATGRTLKSTLETRQLENLINPDTDSAAGVRRSKRGLKLFQETVKRKKLRDYTCSEDIKSQESLKVAAESGILRGLRPPRKEVVLMNTTVDGEETLKPLRKRQAASTRANRKGKVGQEMLPAINEAMSNTQTENSPDAMLVCSLDKSSGVSENHQKGGSSKTKPSSCKRLKTRSGFGKPDVNIERMDLETTVAITSTRQVQPEPLSDVFIHPDKKQLQSMSKCRNTTKKPLKRKSPIQASSTTESDSTLVSNLSIQSALPFELTPTDSKTSPPTKREENLKTGPNRQSKRPKKGFRGAVKSSESSETQESKQCIDDLHLITKDCQCKDGRCKSTMDPVYFEMTPFESNHEPDSSPAQSHLGCFVQLNNEIKHLIDNSAKSPFPVADEVLLSDTEASNHCYVSRLRSSTRRVNIQPRRADNQRRRCRVLRSRTHKGEEMTNSITMEDTDLVTGGTRSSEVDFTRGLLRSYSCPEILSLHPFDTPWTTSVHSPHQSRTHSSNQHHSSHTPPVPHANKFLRRARRHTVCSIEVEREIAPLCLRKEVYPSRRSAPYDGVNPFHSATHSPSTSLSALASCFLSSPLAFLSRKVCSRGAAASPSTSCHISSPISSLLTSPVSSFTRHLPGFLQRSDSSLANLDSCISGNPLECETERRQQSEEEEDDGEDTSSSSHEYEDVGLREEKALSDSEIKVVQKHEERGKVSSIRIRKTLPKPQNNLTPMGLPKPIRLKKKEFSLEEIYTNKNFSKPPESRLETIFEVPLNRQNGSESWFGQRRFKRFLEFLEVGEARKPKRPLVGVGKATSSSSRTRRGSFTKEEPSLSVQDVDSLLCAKLDQLNLWLIHDDERETAD, from the exons ATGGATGAAGATGCCATTCCCCCAAACCCTTTCTGTAGTGCACCTCCCCACAGTGAACCTCcaccacctctcctccccctttccTCCGTCACTCCCAG CTGCACGAATGATGGAATATCTGGACACAGGAGGAGTGGTCATATTCAAGGGATTGGAGCTGAAACACCTAAAAAGCAGAGCACCGCAGATGGTGGAGCGACTCCGCCAACATCTAGACAGAGTCCGTCCCCCAgcaagagacaaagagagagtgaaagcaTG GTGCAAGTGTCCCAGTCCACGCAGCTGATAGTGGAAAGCACAGAAAACAAG gATGGATTTGATTCTACTCTTGCAGCAGAGCACCAAAACTC ACAAAAGGACCAGATAAGCTCCTCGAATGAACCAAAagtctctgctgcagaaaacgTAGTCGAGCAGGCGGCTGACAACACCACACAGAATCTTGATGCCTCTAAATCTGACATCGGTTTATGCCGGGGCTTGGCTGTTGAACACACTGTTGAAGATGCCTCTGCCCCAAAGGGATGGGTCATCGGGCCGTTGTTTCAGTCACTCAAGTCGAAGATGGCCAGTTTCACAGAGATCGTCATGAGTCCTGTTAAACTCTTCAGGGCTAATAGTCCCCCACTGTCCATGGACCACGGACCAGATGGAACATCCGATGCTGAGCTGAGCAACATGTTTCAGCCAATAGGACAAAGTGAGACTGGGAATCAGGAGGCTGAAGTTTATCAACAGAGGCTTAGTGAGGAAGAAGGTGCACAAAATGCGACAACCAGCGACCTTGAATATTCAAGAAAACTAGCCTTTGACATCAACAACTCTGAAGAGGCAGATGAATGTGCAATAACTCTTACAGAAAAAAACTTGCCTGATTCTGTGCCTTTGAAAGACATTCCCGGACCCTGCAGCGTCTCTAAACAAGTTTCAGAATCTGTTGGGTCAGTCGTCCGGTCATCCACACTGTCGCAGGCCTCCCTCACTTTAAGTGCCTCGCATGAATCCAGTTTGAAGACGTCCGGCGTAGTGGAGGCGCAAGAGAAGCAGGCTGTCCGTCCAAAACCACTGCCCACAAAACGCACAGGAAATAGATCTGAATCGAAGAAAGTGATCTCCAAGCCTTTTATATGGGAAGTCAACAAAGAACAGAACCCAGATGTCAGTGATGAGCATTTTTCTCAAAGGAGTTCGGTCCAATCAAACAAAGCCGACTTTACTCAGTTGTCATCTTCTTCCGTCTGTCAGCTTGACACGGACGGTCCTCAGCCTGATGACAATATCATGAACATTGAAAGTTGCAGCTCGGAGAGAGAAAGCCTCTTGAATAACTTAAATGACAGTGCTACTGGAAGGACACTGAAATCCACGTTAGAAACTCGGCAGCTGGAAAATCTGATAAACCCTGACACTGATTCAGCTGCAGGTGTTAGGCGGTCAAAGAGGGGACTGAAACTTTTTCAAGAAACggtgaagaggaaaaaactgAGAGATTATACATGTTCAGAGGATATAAAAAGCCAAGAGTCATTAAAGGTGGCTGCAGAGAGTGGAATATTAAGAGGGCTCAGACCACCAAGGAAGGAAGTTGTGTTAATGAATACCACTGTAGACGGGGAAGAAACACTGAAGCCTCTTAGAAAAAGACAGGCTGCATCAACAAGAGCAAATAGGAAAGGAAAGGTTGGACAAGAAATGCTTCCTGCGATAAATGAAGCCATGTCtaacacacagactgaaaattCCCCTGATGCTATGTTGGTTTGCTCACTGGATAAAAGCAGTGGTGTGTCAGAGAATCACCAAAAAGGTGGAAGCAGCAAGACAAAGCCTAGTTCATGCAAAAGACTTAAAACAAGGTCAGGTTTTGGTAAACCTGACGTGAACATTGAACGTATGGATCTGGAAACCACCGTGGCAATCACCTCTACCAGACAAGTGCAGCCGGAGCCACTTTCCGACGTTTTCATCCATCCTGATAAAAAGCAGCTTCAAAGCATGAGTAAGTGCAGGAACACAACCAAGAAACCACTAAAACGTAAATCGCCAATCCAGGCAAGTTCAACGACAGAATCAGACAGCACTTTGGTCTCTAACTTGTCAATACAATCAGCGTTGCCCTTTGAACTCACACCCACAGATTCTAAAACCTCTCCGCCCACTAAGAGGGAGGAGAACTTGAAAACAGGACCGAACCGTCAGAGTAAAAGACCCAAAAAGGGTTTTAGAGGTGCTGTTAAATCTTCTGAGTCAAGTGAGACCCAGGAGTCAAAGCAATGTATCGATGACCTTCATTTGATAACCAAAGACTGCCAGTGTAAAGACGGCAGATGTAAAAGCACAATGGACCCAGTGTATTTTGAAATGACACCTTTTGAAAGTAATCACGAACCTGATTCCTCCCCAGCTCAGTCTCATTTAGGTTGTTTTGtacaattaaataatgaaattaagCATTTAATAGACAACAGTGCAAAGAGTCCTTTTCCTGTGGCTGATGAGGTTTTGCTCTCTGACACCGAAGCCAGTAATCACTGCTATGTCTCAAGATTAAGGTCGAGTACAAGAAGAGTTAACATTCAGCCAAGGAGAGCAGATAACCAGAGGAGAAGGTGCAGAGTTTTGCGAAGTAGGACACATAAAGGTGAAGAGATGACTAACTCGATCACGATGGAGGATACAGATCTGGTCACAGGGGGTACTCGCTCGTCAGAAGTCGACTTCACAAGGGGCCTGTTGCGCAGCTACTCGTGCCCAGAgatcctctccctccaccccttTGACACGCCCTGGACGACTTCTGTGCATTCTCCACATCAAAGCAGGACTCACTCGTCCAATCAGCACCACTCTTCCCATACCCCTCCCGTCCCCCACGCCAACAAGTTCCTTCGACGAGCTCGCCGACACACAGTCTGCAGCAtagaggtggagagggagatcGCTCCCTTGTGTCTTCGAAAGGAAGTGTACCCATCCAGAAGGTCTGCCCCGTATGATGGCGTCAACCCCTTTCATAGTGCCACACATTCTCCCAGCACATCCCTCTCTGCTCTTGCGTCTTGTTTCCTCTCAAGTCCACTGGCTTTCCTTTCGAGGAAGGTTtgcagcagaggagctgctgccagCCCCAGCACTTCCTGTCACATTTCCTCTCCCATCTCCTCTTTGCTGACGTCCCCAGTGAGCTCCTTCACAAGGCACCTTCCAGGATTCCTTCAAAGAAGCGACTCCTCTCTTGCTAACTTGGATTCTTGTATCAG tGGAAATCCTCTGGAGTGTGAGACTGAGAGGAGACaacagagtgaggaggaggaggacgatggTGAAGACACAAGTTCATCCAGTCACGAGTATGAAGATGTTGGGTTAAGAGAGGAAAAGGCTTTGTCTGATTCTGAGATCAAG GTGGTTCAAAAGCACGAGGAACGAGGGAAGGTTTCATCCATCAGAATTCGGAAAACTTTACCCAAACCTCAGAACAACCTGACACCCATGGGCCTACCCAAACCCATCAG gctgaaaaagaaagaattcaGCTTGGAAGAAATTTACACCAATAAGAATTTCAGCAAACCCCCCGAAAG CCGGCTGGAGACCATATTCGAGGTACCTCTCAATCGCCAGAATGGCTCCGAGTCCTGGTTTGGCCAGAGACGTTTCAAACGCTTTTTAGAGTTCCTGGAGGTCGGCGAAGCCAGAAAACCAAAGAGGCCGCTAGTTGGTGTCGGAAAGGCCACAAGTTCATCTTCCAGGACGAGACGAGGGAGCTTCACAAAAGAAGAACCCTCCCTCAGTGTGCAGGACGTGGACTCACTACTCTGTGCCAAGCTGGATCAGCTGAATTTGTGGTTGATACAtgatgatgagagagagacagctgaCTGA